A single window of Treponema denticola ATCC 35405 DNA harbors:
- a CDS encoding Ig-like domain-containing protein: MKKITIYLLIMFSALSLLYAGGAKDIDSVQMTNKESWQQSIDISGKKKGKYNVLIKAVDIAGNEGYVGPFNMYIDPNSDLPIVNISNPKSEAVVVGNINVIGTCVDDDAVDYVELRIDGGENIYRAKGKEFWSYYINTENFEEGTHTIEAWGVDINGVKGKSVKHSFYINRLSPITSIENKSVGELVSGKITIDGTVEDGNGIERLLYSLNNGENFEEIKLSYNKKTKQSKFSLKLNTKTIEDGPKVIWFKAIDKQGKIGIYTFLLFIDNTAPLVEFIYPEGDNPTEPVFSVAGKATDLVGLSSLSWKCNNESGEFELTPGNHYWIKEFDVGKTGAKTAVVEITAKDIAGNIVRAKKTFYIDQNKGKPVIEMLSPVLDGKFSEDVYIAGAIYDLYGANEVRYRIDKGEEKAIDAFGAGFSVIERGLSEGAHTLTIYAVNKKGIKGEPLTVKFNVEGKAPVISFDNGETIIPVYTAQTKSSTSVNVKAASGLKYLSVGFNGEEESVLPVKTGQTDYVIKTNISGKSAPGIYTVSVTATDMNDKVGKQTLVIRVVSGAGGEESFVWSKGNVNENNQIVLLDDKPLTGVYQPKDGMVIENVEVIGSKNIEAEREGELIRLRVKEEGLYKGIGVKITDNEGGVFTSPLVDILFDKTAPKISLDMNEEASFITTSINLKGKAEDLVGITKVEYSLGSGSPYVKLSNSFNEKINISGQADGPIVVTVKATDIAGRESYERRVLYKDSEAPEVVMVLPEGGGKVNGSIYAAFKVSDRFAGVKPEYKGASKGAEWQSFEYGSLPNLIIGSAKEPLSKNMQFRFTDPAGNSRSFNSYNFDIDNTEDAPRVDLYLPNENEIITSDFEISGMVYDDDEAAKLYYKIDKGSYKSMDVKNSFSIPILLSELTDNEHEITMYAEDIYGVTSQPVTRKIRVSLGEPQVGVSYPLITDTVQGVSLISGSALDKNGIKKVELSFDNGLTYNLAEGGEKWQYRINTHIINDGTHIVFVKATDNYEQVCLYSTSINVDNTPPSLKLEYPLAGSKLDSNLFVSGRIYDNISLEGVMLKIKSLDGKAVPQKLSEIKLETDIILSKDIDISSLPEGRYNLEISGVDKANNTNEVSVNFDVYRKKDRNRLELLYPLNGETVRGEFNIYGRLIVDNAVEEAALYIDGKELERVSVSKTGYVCFKINGEKLVNGEHSIELRANRAGVGSLNSEVHKINYAIEGPWITIDNFAMGDFAIERPYLRGRSGYTVSEEEKALVSSKDATSEDKRAFKAKRIKYVEISFDNGKTFSPVKSTANWKYRLETDDMAQGNHFLLLRAVMENKETAVCRTIINIDKTAPKVTLISPGEGGRYNGAIEFSGLSSDDVELSSVEALLRKGDKASYGLPKFIQGLHFETAFWGASLWNLGIGLSFFDDNVKLQLHYGQFLQSQFKALYGNQQIRYGGHIISLKLLANVYELPFGYYFGPDWKWLYLDVALGAQFSLFTNTQSGRPQILSALLTQIEFPRVKFHKQKYFSSFSIFTEGQLWFIPTDVDSKSKKSAIKSVIPHISVGIRVDIF, from the coding sequence ATGAAAAAAATAACAATTTATTTATTGATTATGTTTAGTGCCTTGAGTCTGCTATATGCAGGAGGGGCAAAAGATATAGATAGTGTACAGATGACCAATAAAGAAAGCTGGCAGCAATCTATAGATATATCCGGAAAGAAAAAAGGAAAATACAATGTATTGATAAAGGCTGTTGATATAGCCGGTAATGAGGGCTATGTAGGGCCTTTTAATATGTATATAGACCCTAATTCCGACTTACCGATAGTAAACATAAGTAATCCTAAAAGTGAAGCTGTAGTAGTCGGAAATATAAACGTAATAGGAACATGTGTAGATGATGATGCGGTAGACTATGTAGAGTTACGTATAGACGGCGGAGAAAATATCTACCGAGCCAAGGGTAAAGAATTTTGGTCATATTATATAAACACGGAAAATTTTGAAGAAGGAACGCACACGATAGAAGCTTGGGGTGTAGATATTAACGGCGTAAAGGGAAAGTCCGTAAAACACAGCTTTTACATAAACCGCTTATCGCCAATAACTTCAATAGAAAATAAGAGTGTAGGAGAGCTTGTTTCAGGTAAGATAACAATTGACGGAACAGTAGAAGACGGAAACGGTATAGAAAGGCTGCTGTATTCATTAAATAATGGAGAGAACTTTGAAGAAATAAAATTATCCTATAACAAAAAAACAAAGCAGTCAAAGTTTTCGTTAAAACTAAATACAAAAACAATAGAAGACGGGCCTAAGGTAATTTGGTTTAAAGCAATAGATAAGCAAGGAAAGATCGGCATTTACACATTTTTATTGTTTATAGATAATACGGCTCCTTTAGTAGAGTTTATCTATCCCGAGGGGGATAATCCGACGGAACCTGTATTTTCCGTAGCAGGAAAGGCTACGGATTTAGTTGGTTTATCAAGTTTATCTTGGAAGTGTAACAACGAAAGCGGTGAATTTGAACTTACCCCCGGAAATCATTATTGGATAAAAGAGTTTGATGTTGGTAAGACCGGAGCCAAGACTGCCGTTGTCGAAATAACGGCAAAAGATATAGCCGGAAACATAGTAAGGGCAAAAAAGACATTTTATATAGATCAAAATAAGGGAAAGCCTGTAATCGAAATGTTAAGCCCTGTGCTTGATGGAAAATTTTCAGAAGATGTCTATATCGCAGGAGCAATCTATGACTTATATGGTGCGAATGAGGTAAGGTACAGAATAGACAAGGGTGAAGAAAAGGCGATAGATGCTTTTGGTGCAGGCTTTTCTGTTATAGAACGAGGATTGAGCGAAGGAGCTCATACATTGACTATCTATGCAGTGAATAAAAAAGGTATTAAAGGAGAGCCTTTAACCGTAAAGTTTAATGTAGAAGGAAAGGCTCCTGTAATTTCTTTTGATAACGGAGAAACTATCATACCTGTATATACTGCACAAACAAAGAGCTCGACTTCAGTGAATGTAAAAGCGGCTTCCGGTTTAAAGTATTTAAGTGTAGGTTTTAATGGAGAAGAAGAGTCCGTTTTACCTGTAAAAACAGGTCAAACCGATTATGTGATAAAAACAAATATAAGCGGAAAATCGGCGCCCGGTATATATACTGTTTCTGTTACTGCTACAGATATGAACGATAAGGTCGGTAAGCAGACTTTAGTTATCCGGGTTGTATCGGGAGCAGGCGGTGAAGAAAGCTTTGTATGGTCTAAAGGTAATGTAAATGAGAATAATCAAATAGTCTTGTTAGACGATAAACCATTGACAGGTGTTTATCAGCCTAAGGATGGAATGGTAATAGAAAATGTAGAAGTAATAGGATCTAAGAACATTGAAGCTGAAAGGGAAGGAGAGTTAATAAGATTAAGAGTAAAAGAAGAAGGCTTATATAAGGGAATCGGCGTAAAGATAACGGACAATGAGGGCGGTGTTTTTACAAGTCCTTTAGTAGATATTCTTTTTGATAAGACCGCACCTAAAATCAGTCTTGACATGAATGAAGAAGCTTCTTTTATAACAACTTCTATAAACTTAAAAGGTAAGGCTGAGGATTTGGTTGGAATTACAAAAGTTGAATATAGCTTAGGAAGCGGATCCCCTTATGTGAAATTATCTAATTCATTTAACGAGAAGATAAATATAAGCGGACAGGCAGACGGTCCCATTGTTGTTACAGTAAAGGCAACGGATATAGCCGGAAGGGAAAGCTATGAAAGACGAGTCCTTTATAAGGACAGCGAAGCCCCTGAGGTTGTTATGGTGCTACCTGAGGGCGGAGGAAAAGTAAACGGTTCAATATATGCAGCTTTTAAGGTAAGCGATAGGTTTGCCGGAGTAAAGCCGGAGTATAAGGGAGCAAGTAAGGGTGCTGAATGGCAGAGTTTTGAATACGGTTCCTTACCTAATCTTATAATAGGCAGTGCAAAAGAGCCTTTGAGTAAAAACATGCAGTTTAGATTTACCGACCCTGCAGGGAATTCACGAAGTTTTAACAGTTATAATTTTGACATAGACAATACTGAAGATGCCCCAAGGGTAGATTTATATTTACCGAATGAGAATGAGATTATAACGAGCGACTTTGAAATATCAGGTATGGTCTATGATGACGATGAAGCGGCCAAGCTCTACTACAAAATAGATAAGGGATCTTATAAGTCGATGGATGTAAAAAACAGCTTTTCTATACCCATCTTGTTAAGCGAGCTTACTGATAATGAACATGAAATAACCATGTATGCCGAAGATATTTACGGAGTAACAAGCCAACCCGTAACTAGAAAGATAAGAGTGTCTTTAGGAGAACCTCAGGTTGGAGTGTCTTATCCTCTAATAACAGACACAGTGCAAGGGGTAAGTTTAATATCGGGTAGTGCCTTGGATAAAAACGGAATCAAAAAGGTTGAACTGTCGTTTGATAACGGGCTGACGTATAACCTTGCAGAAGGCGGGGAAAAATGGCAGTACCGTATAAATACCCATATAATAAATGACGGAACTCATATAGTTTTTGTAAAGGCTACGGATAATTATGAGCAAGTATGTTTATATTCTACATCAATTAACGTAGACAATACGCCTCCTTCATTAAAACTGGAATATCCTCTGGCAGGATCCAAATTGGATAGCAACCTTTTTGTGTCGGGGCGTATATATGATAATATTTCTCTTGAAGGAGTAATGCTAAAAATAAAGAGCCTTGATGGAAAGGCTGTGCCTCAAAAATTATCCGAGATAAAACTTGAAACAGATATAATCCTTTCAAAAGATATAGATATAAGCTCATTGCCTGAAGGACGGTATAATCTTGAAATAAGCGGAGTAGATAAGGCAAATAATACTAATGAAGTCTCTGTCAATTTTGATGTTTATAGAAAGAAGGATAGAAACAGGTTAGAGTTGCTGTATCCTTTAAACGGCGAGACGGTAAGAGGGGAGTTCAATATATATGGAAGGCTGATAGTAGATAATGCTGTAGAAGAAGCCGCTTTATATATAGACGGAAAAGAACTTGAAAGGGTCTCGGTATCTAAAACCGGCTATGTTTGTTTTAAGATAAACGGTGAAAAGCTTGTAAATGGAGAGCATAGTATTGAGTTAAGGGCAAATCGTGCAGGTGTCGGGTCTCTTAATTCTGAAGTACATAAGATAAATTATGCAATAGAAGGTCCTTGGATCACTATTGATAACTTTGCGATGGGAGACTTTGCGATAGAAAGACCTTACCTTAGAGGAAGATCCGGTTATACGGTATCTGAAGAAGAAAAGGCTCTGGTGTCTTCAAAGGACGCTACATCTGAGGATAAAAGAGCATTTAAGGCAAAGCGTATTAAATATGTAGAAATCAGTTTTGACAACGGAAAAACCTTTTCCCCTGTTAAGTCGACTGCTAATTGGAAGTATAGACTTGAGACAGATGATATGGCTCAAGGAAATCACTTTTTATTGTTAAGAGCCGTTATGGAGAATAAAGAAACAGCGGTTTGCAGGACAATAATAAATATAGATAAGACGGCTCCAAAAGTAACCTTGATATCGCCCGGAGAAGGAGGCCGATACAATGGAGCGATTGAGTTTAGCGGCTTATCTTCTGATGACGTAGAGCTGTCGAGTGTAGAAGCTCTTTTAAGGAAGGGAGATAAGGCGAGCTATGGATTACCTAAGTTTATACAAGGTTTGCATTTTGAAACGGCCTTTTGGGGCGCTTCTTTGTGGAATTTAGGTATAGGATTGAGCTTTTTTGATGATAATGTAAAGCTGCAGCTTCATTACGGGCAGTTTTTACAAAGTCAGTTTAAAGCATTATACGGTAATCAGCAAATTAGATACGGAGGGCATATAATATCGTTAAAGCTTTTAGCTAACGTATATGAGCTGCCTTTCGGTTACTATTTTGGACCCGATTGGAAATGGTTATATTTGGATGTGGCCTTGGGTGCACAGTTTTCGCTTTTTACAAACACCCAAAGCGGACGTCCTCAAATCTTGTCGGCTTTGCTTACACAAATTGAATTTCCTCGCGTGAAATTCCATAAGCAAAAATATTTTAGTTCTTTCTCGATATTTACGGAAGGACAGTTATGGTTTATACCTACCGATGTAGATTCAAAGAGTAAAAAATCTGCAATCAAATCGGTTATCCCGCATATATCCGTAGGTATAAGGGTCGATATATTTTAA